A genomic window from Candidatus Dependentiae bacterium includes:
- a CDS encoding ankyrin repeat domain-containing protein, with amino-acid sequence MNANIIFIITLLLCMHGHALAMHENSNRDKLLFFAAEHGRLVSLKAVIVLGVNVNAQENTKDGDTALMIAASEGHKRCVAFLLKQPGIKVDQCNKTGSQALDFAVELGYKQCAALIRQALKKPSI; translated from the coding sequence ATGAATGCAAATATTATTTTTATTATCACCTTACTGTTATGCATGCATGGTCATGCATTAGCTATGCATGAGAACAGCAACAGAGACAAGTTATTATTTTTTGCAGCGGAACATGGAAGATTGGTAAGCCTTAAAGCAGTCATAGTTCTTGGTGTTAATGTGAATGCACAAGAAAATACTAAAGATGGAGATACGGCGCTTATGATTGCTGCAAGTGAAGGGCATAAACGCTGTGTAGCGTTTCTTCTAAAGCAACCGGGAATTAAGGTCGACCAATGCAATAAAACAGGTAGCCAGGCTTTGGATTTTGCTGTTGAACTGGGTTATAAACAATGTGCTGCACTCATACGTCAGGCGCTGAAAAAACCCTCGATCTAA